One stretch of Nocardia mangyaensis DNA includes these proteins:
- a CDS encoding FAD-binding dehydrogenase, with translation MSSAAPTPTDDFTPDAIVVGAGLAGLVATHELVLAGRKVLVLDQENRANLGGQAFWSLGGLFLVDSPEQRRLGVKDSYELALQDWLGSAGFDRDDEDRMAREWARAYVRFATEEKRDYLHALGLRFTPLVGWAERGGGLADGHGNSVPRFHLTWGTGPEVVRVFLEPVLAGEARGLVRFAFRHRVDELIVEDGAVTGVTGSVLAPSETERGVASNRDVLGEFSVHAPSVLVSSGGIGHAHDLIRRNWPTERLGPCPETMISGVPASVDGRMLGISEQAGAALVNRDRMWHYTEGINNWDPVWPDHAIRIIPGPSSLWFDANGIRLPAPCFPGFDTNATMRQILSTGYDYSWFVLDQTIIEKEFALSGSEQNPDITGKDLKLTLRSRLAKGAPGPVEAFKQHGVDFVVADSLTELVDGMNAIARGPRLDAAELERQIVARDREVTNAYTKDAQLAAIGNARRYIGDKAGRVVKPHRILDPAHGPLIAVRLNILTRKTLGGLQTDLDSQVLRPDGAVLSGLYAAGEVAGFGGGGVHGYNALEGTFLGGCIFSGRAAGRAMARRARG, from the coding sequence ATGTCGAGCGCAGCGCCAACACCCACCGATGACTTCACCCCCGACGCGATCGTCGTCGGCGCCGGACTGGCGGGACTGGTGGCCACGCACGAACTCGTGCTGGCCGGGCGCAAGGTGCTCGTCCTCGATCAGGAGAACCGCGCCAATCTCGGTGGTCAGGCGTTCTGGTCGCTGGGCGGACTGTTCCTGGTCGACAGCCCGGAGCAGCGCCGTCTCGGTGTCAAGGACTCCTATGAACTCGCGCTCCAGGATTGGCTGGGTTCGGCGGGTTTCGATCGCGACGACGAGGACCGGATGGCTCGCGAGTGGGCCCGCGCCTATGTCCGGTTCGCGACCGAGGAGAAGCGGGATTACCTGCACGCCTTGGGATTGCGATTCACACCGCTGGTCGGCTGGGCCGAGCGCGGTGGCGGCCTGGCCGACGGGCACGGCAACTCGGTCCCCCGCTTCCACCTGACCTGGGGTACCGGACCCGAAGTGGTCCGGGTCTTCCTCGAGCCTGTGCTGGCCGGTGAGGCGCGCGGCCTGGTGCGCTTCGCGTTCCGGCATCGGGTCGACGAACTGATCGTCGAGGACGGTGCGGTCACCGGGGTCACCGGTAGCGTGCTCGCACCCAGCGAGACTGAACGCGGTGTGGCCTCGAACCGGGATGTGCTGGGCGAGTTCAGCGTCCACGCACCGTCGGTGCTGGTGAGTTCGGGCGGGATCGGGCACGCGCACGACCTGATCCGACGCAACTGGCCCACCGAACGCCTCGGCCCGTGCCCGGAGACGATGATCTCGGGCGTGCCCGCCTCTGTGGACGGCCGGATGCTCGGCATCTCCGAGCAGGCCGGCGCGGCGCTGGTCAATCGCGACCGGATGTGGCACTACACCGAGGGGATCAACAACTGGGATCCGGTCTGGCCCGATCACGCCATCCGGATCATTCCCGGCCCGTCGTCACTGTGGTTCGACGCCAACGGTATTCGGTTGCCCGCACCGTGTTTTCCCGGCTTCGACACCAATGCCACCATGCGCCAGATCCTGTCCACCGGCTATGACTACTCGTGGTTCGTGCTGGACCAGACGATCATCGAGAAGGAGTTCGCGCTCTCGGGCTCGGAGCAGAATCCCGACATCACCGGCAAGGACCTGAAACTCACCCTGCGCAGCAGGCTGGCCAAGGGCGCGCCGGGTCCGGTGGAGGCGTTCAAGCAGCACGGGGTGGACTTCGTCGTCGCCGATTCGCTGACCGAGCTCGTCGACGGGATGAACGCCATCGCGCGCGGGCCCCGGCTCGACGCCGCCGAACTCGAGCGCCAGATCGTGGCCAGGGACCGCGAGGTGACCAATGCCTACACCAAGGACGCGCAACTGGCCGCGATCGGCAACGCGCGCAGGTACATCGGCGACAAGGCGGGCCGGGTCGTCAAGCCGCACCGCATCCTCGATCCCGCGCACGGCCCGCTCATCGCGGTGCGCCTGAACATCCTGACCCGAAAGACCCTCGGCGGCTTGCAGACCGACCTGGATTCCCAGGTGCTGCGTCCGGACGGCGCGGTCTTGTCAGGGCTGTACGCGGCCGGTGAGGTCGCCGGTTTCGGCGGTGGCGGCGTGCACGGTTACAACGCGCTGGAGGGCACGTTCCTCGGCGGCTGCATCTTCTCCGGACGTGCGGCCGGACGTGCGATGGCGCGCCGCGCTCGGGGCTGA
- a CDS encoding NUDIX domain-containing protein, producing the protein MDAERAELITELPGKRMGAGALFVDYVGRVLLVEPTYKDHWELPGGVVESGESPRAAVIREISEELDLTVPLGRLLVVDWVPPGIYPNDGVMLVYDGGLLGADRTARITLRSEELRGWSWCDAAEAAQRLPGVLSRRVAAARRARVEGTTVYLEDGLPAA; encoded by the coding sequence ATGGACGCCGAGCGAGCTGAGCTGATCACCGAGCTGCCTGGTAAGCGCATGGGCGCGGGTGCGCTGTTCGTCGACTACGTGGGCCGGGTGCTGCTGGTCGAGCCCACCTACAAGGACCACTGGGAGCTACCCGGTGGTGTCGTCGAATCCGGTGAGTCGCCTCGGGCCGCGGTGATCCGCGAGATCAGCGAGGAACTGGACCTCACGGTGCCGCTCGGTCGGCTACTGGTGGTGGATTGGGTCCCGCCCGGCATCTACCCGAATGACGGCGTCATGCTGGTCTATGACGGCGGGTTGCTCGGTGCCGATCGGACGGCGCGCATCACGCTGCGGTCCGAGGAGCTGCGAGGGTGGTCGTGGTGTGATGCCGCCGAAGCCGCACAGCGACTCCCGGGCGTCCTGTCCCGACGGGTGGCGGCGGCGCGCCGAGCCCGGGTGGAGGGAACGACGGTCTATCTCGAGGACGGCCTGCCCGCGGCGTGA
- a CDS encoding TetR/AcrR family transcriptional regulator, translated as MAESPNFQTEMRQLLRDRMLDAARTMVVAEGWGAVNMSRVAKEVGISRPVLYKEIGTKQALAEALIERETSIYLTGVAETLAEHPDDPLAGMTAAADYTLRNAGDNTLIKAVLSARQDADTALLPALVSDPEPVLGRAVAALTGTVRDQYRMSELADDELTSIVEIMVRLTLSHLFQPTGSTDRAVAQVGIVLSGVLPAVRA; from the coding sequence GTGGCCGAATCGCCGAACTTCCAGACCGAGATGCGTCAACTGCTGCGCGACCGCATGCTCGACGCCGCCCGCACGATGGTCGTCGCCGAAGGGTGGGGCGCGGTCAACATGTCGCGCGTGGCCAAGGAGGTCGGCATCAGCCGACCGGTCCTCTACAAGGAGATCGGCACCAAACAGGCGCTCGCGGAGGCACTCATCGAGCGCGAGACCAGCATCTACCTCACCGGCGTCGCCGAGACGCTCGCCGAGCATCCCGACGATCCGCTGGCCGGAATGACCGCCGCGGCGGACTACACCTTGCGCAACGCGGGCGACAACACCCTCATCAAGGCCGTGCTGTCGGCCCGCCAGGATGCCGACACCGCCCTGCTGCCCGCCCTGGTCAGCGACCCGGAACCCGTACTCGGCCGGGCCGTCGCCGCGCTCACCGGCACTGTCCGCGACCAGTACCGGATGAGCGAACTCGCCGACGACGAACTGACCTCGATCGTCGAGATCATGGTCCGGCTCACCCTGAGCCACCTGTTCCAGCCCACCGGCAGCACCGACCGCGCGGTGGCGCAGGTCGGCATCGTCCTGTCCGGGGTACTGCCCGCCGTCCGGGCGTGA
- a CDS encoding rubredoxin — MNDYTLFRCVQCGFEYDEALGWPEDGIEPGTRWDDIPEDWSCPDCGAAKADFEMLEVSRG; from the coding sequence ATGAATGACTACACACTGTTCCGCTGTGTGCAGTGCGGCTTCGAGTACGACGAGGCACTGGGCTGGCCCGAAGACGGCATCGAGCCGGGCACCCGCTGGGACGACATCCCCGAGGACTGGTCGTGCCCCGACTGCGGCGCCGCCAAGGCCGATTTCGAGATGCTCGAGGTGAGTCGCGGATGA
- a CDS encoding Mrp/NBP35 family ATP-binding protein produces the protein MQPPIPTEQQIRAALAGVDDPEIGRPITELNMVETVVVDPAGVVSVRVLLTIAGCPLRAKISDDIRSVVTSLAGVTGVALEFGVMTEAQRRELRTQLRGPEAESASALAAPDSPTKVYCVVSGKGGVGKSSVTVNLAVALARRGLRVGVMDADVHGHSVPALLGITTGPTLVERMIMPPSAFGVRTISIGMFVDGNAPVVWRGPMLHRALQQFTNDVYWGELDILLIDMPPGTGDIAISLAQLLPAAELLVVTTPQRTAARIAERAGALAAQTGQRVAGIIENMSWYDTADGVRHTLFGAGGATAVSRALSALLDTHCPVIGRIPFDPVVCAAGDEGTPFVEADPGSAPARAIGEIAAALGLGNTRPKPRCLLPLMPVGAP, from the coding sequence ATGCAACCACCGATTCCGACCGAACAGCAGATCAGGGCGGCGCTCGCCGGCGTCGACGATCCAGAGATCGGCCGCCCGATCACCGAACTGAACATGGTCGAGACAGTCGTGGTCGACCCCGCGGGTGTCGTGAGTGTGCGAGTGCTGCTCACCATCGCGGGATGCCCCTTGCGCGCGAAGATCAGCGACGACATCCGCTCCGTGGTGACCTCCCTTGCGGGGGTCACCGGCGTGGCACTCGAATTCGGCGTGATGACCGAAGCTCAGCGGCGGGAGCTGCGCACGCAGCTGCGCGGCCCCGAGGCGGAATCGGCGTCGGCGCTGGCCGCACCTGACTCGCCGACCAAGGTGTATTGCGTGGTGTCGGGAAAGGGCGGGGTCGGGAAGTCCAGCGTCACCGTCAATCTGGCCGTGGCGCTGGCGCGGCGGGGCCTGCGTGTCGGCGTCATGGACGCCGACGTCCACGGCCACTCGGTGCCCGCGCTGCTCGGCATCACCACCGGACCGACGCTGGTCGAGCGAATGATCATGCCGCCCAGCGCCTTCGGAGTCCGAACGATTTCGATCGGCATGTTCGTCGACGGCAACGCTCCCGTGGTCTGGCGCGGACCCATGCTGCATCGCGCGCTGCAACAATTCACCAACGACGTCTACTGGGGTGAGCTGGACATCCTGCTGATCGACATGCCACCAGGCACCGGTGACATCGCGATCTCGCTGGCCCAGCTGCTGCCTGCCGCCGAACTGCTCGTGGTCACCACGCCGCAGCGCACCGCCGCCCGCATCGCCGAACGCGCGGGCGCTCTCGCCGCGCAGACCGGGCAGCGGGTAGCGGGCATCATCGAGAACATGTCCTGGTACGACACGGCCGACGGTGTGCGGCACACGCTGTTCGGCGCGGGCGGCGCCACCGCCGTCAGCCGGGCACTGAGCGCGTTGCTCGACACCCATTGCCCGGTGATCGGCCGGATACCGTTCGACCCTGTGGTCTGCGCGGCGGGTGACGAGGGCACGCCGTTCGTCGAGGCCGACCCCGGATCGGCGCCCGCCCGCGCGATCGGGGAGATCGCCGCCGCGCTCGGGCTCGGCAACACCCGCCCGAAGCCGCGATGCCTGCTGCCGCTGATGCCGGTCGGGGCGCCGTGA
- a CDS encoding cutinase family protein — MTNRKVIRIGARHAARALSVVLLAMGIGTAMSPGLTAWARSCAPLDVVIARGTAEPGHLGAAIGDPLYAVLSAQLPVDTTAHRVEYPADLLVPTSISDGTRAMTGHLLAQAAACPGQRFVLVGYSQGALVTHGVLGSPATTVVPGMWVLPPELSSRVVAVLLFGDPLRLVGGTVAPWYADRTANYCAAGDPVCAGGVFPAAHGSYQWAFAAAAGQVNSRL; from the coding sequence ATGACCAACCGGAAGGTAATTCGAATCGGCGCGAGGCACGCGGCGCGTGCGCTGTCGGTGGTGCTACTGGCCATGGGGATCGGGACAGCGATGTCTCCTGGGCTGACGGCGTGGGCGCGCAGTTGCGCCCCGCTCGACGTCGTGATCGCCCGTGGCACAGCGGAACCCGGACATCTCGGCGCCGCGATCGGCGACCCGCTCTATGCGGTGTTGAGTGCGCAACTACCGGTCGACACCACCGCCCACCGGGTCGAGTATCCGGCTGACCTGCTGGTTCCCACGTCCATCAGCGACGGGACGCGGGCCATGACCGGACATCTGCTGGCTCAGGCCGCGGCCTGCCCTGGCCAGCGTTTCGTGCTGGTGGGCTACTCGCAAGGCGCGTTGGTCACCCACGGTGTCCTCGGCTCGCCGGCGACGACCGTGGTGCCGGGCATGTGGGTGCTGCCGCCGGAGCTGTCCTCGCGCGTCGTCGCGGTGCTGCTGTTCGGTGACCCACTGCGACTCGTCGGCGGGACGGTCGCGCCGTGGTATGCCGATCGCACCGCGAACTATTGCGCCGCAGGCGATCCCGTGTGCGCGGGTGGGGTCTTCCCGGCCGCGCACGGCAGCTACCAGTGGGCGTTCGCGGCCGCGGCCGGACAGGTGAACAGTCGGTTGTGA
- a CDS encoding NmrA family NAD(P)-binding protein: protein MGHGEDTKRIVVTTPVGHVGSRVVRLLVQAGVRPTVLMRDPGRLTPELREYVDVEQADQGDADAVVRATRGADRLFWVDPPALVDGDPVAGYARMGESAARAVTENGIGATVFLSSVGAELRSGAGEIDGLARTEQLLDATGANVVHLRCGYFFTNLLTQLDEIRAGTLSTPWPLDHALAWVDPRDIGEIAAARLLSDTWSGREVQGVHGPEDLTFTHVAEILSRELGHEVTPIQISQDDLRAALTSAGLGPAHVDGIAGMSAGLGPGFVPEIPRTLLSTTPTTLAAWARTHL from the coding sequence ATGGGACATGGAGAGGATACGAAGCGGATCGTCGTCACCACCCCGGTCGGGCACGTGGGCTCGCGGGTGGTGCGGTTACTGGTGCAAGCGGGCGTTCGACCGACGGTGCTGATGCGCGATCCAGGCCGGTTGACGCCCGAACTCCGGGAGTATGTCGACGTAGAGCAGGCCGACCAGGGCGACGCGGACGCGGTGGTGCGGGCGACGCGCGGGGCCGATCGCTTGTTCTGGGTCGACCCACCCGCCCTGGTCGACGGCGACCCGGTCGCCGGCTACGCGCGCATGGGGGAGTCCGCGGCCCGAGCGGTGACCGAGAACGGGATCGGCGCGACGGTGTTCCTGAGCAGCGTGGGCGCCGAGCTCCGATCGGGCGCGGGGGAGATCGACGGACTGGCCCGGACCGAACAGTTGTTGGACGCGACCGGCGCGAATGTCGTGCACCTGCGTTGCGGCTACTTCTTCACCAACCTACTCACCCAACTCGACGAGATCCGAGCCGGAACCCTGTCGACCCCTTGGCCCCTCGACCACGCCTTGGCCTGGGTCGACCCCCGCGACATCGGCGAGATCGCCGCCGCCCGCCTGCTCTCGGACACCTGGTCGGGACGCGAGGTACAGGGCGTCCACGGCCCGGAGGACCTCACCTTCACCCACGTCGCCGAAATTCTGAGTCGCGAACTGGGCCACGAGGTGACCCCGATCCAGATCTCCCAGGACGACCTCCGAGCCGCCCTGACCTCGGCGGGCCTGGGCCCCGCCCACGTCGACGGCATCGCCGGGATGTCCGCGGGCCTCGGCCCCGGCTTCGTTCCCGAGATCCCCCGCACCCTACTCAGCACCACCCCGACAACCTTGGCGGCCTGGGCCCGCACGCACCTGTGA
- a CDS encoding rubredoxin: MAAYTCPVCGYVYDERIGAPREGFAAGTAWSSIPDDWCCPDCGVREKVDFQLSEGAAR; this comes from the coding sequence ATGGCCGCCTACACCTGCCCCGTGTGCGGCTACGTCTACGACGAGCGGATCGGCGCTCCCCGTGAGGGTTTCGCCGCCGGGACCGCGTGGTCGTCGATTCCCGACGACTGGTGCTGCCCGGACTGCGGCGTTCGCGAGAAGGTCGATTTCCAGCTGAGCGAAGGAGCAGCGCGATGA
- a CDS encoding NAD(P)/FAD-dependent oxidoreductase: MSGRVVIVGTGVAGATAAQTLRREGYVGEIVLLGAEPDLPYRRPAVSKELLAGTASFDRTVLKPVKFWADNRIDLRPATRVESIDTDGATVRLGTGEMLGYDSLLLATGARARSLETAATRVHTLRTRSDVTALQQAIDVGGSLLIVGGGLIGCEVAATARGLGAEVTLLNAGPALLDRVVPDSVSELVRGIHVEHGVEVENGVVTTQLVDTGEGVTATGADGRTWTTAVALVAIGSEPDTTLAEAAGLAVNDGIVIDQHYRTSAPGVFAAGDVTTGFHPLREGFDRGQHWNTAMTSGAAAAKAILGQPAGPVEVPWGWTDQHGLSLQFAGWIHPYDEIAVDGTLESRDFLAVALRGGRPVGAVAMARPRELRATRALIAAGEPWSAIPPELARVR; encoded by the coding sequence ATGAGCGGGCGCGTCGTCATCGTCGGCACCGGAGTCGCCGGTGCCACCGCGGCCCAGACCCTGCGCCGCGAGGGGTACGTGGGGGAGATCGTGCTTCTCGGCGCGGAACCGGACCTGCCCTACCGTCGGCCCGCGGTGTCGAAGGAACTGCTCGCCGGGACCGCCTCCTTCGATCGGACCGTGCTCAAACCGGTGAAGTTCTGGGCGGACAACCGGATCGACCTGCGGCCCGCCACGCGGGTGGAGTCGATCGATACCGACGGTGCGACAGTGCGATTGGGCACCGGTGAGATGCTGGGCTACGACAGTCTGCTGCTGGCTACCGGCGCCCGTGCGCGTTCGCTCGAGACCGCTGCCACCCGGGTCCACACGCTGCGAACGCGGTCCGATGTCACCGCGCTGCAACAAGCGATCGATGTCGGGGGGTCCCTGCTGATCGTCGGTGGTGGACTCATCGGCTGTGAGGTCGCGGCGACCGCCCGTGGGCTCGGTGCGGAGGTGACGCTGTTGAACGCGGGACCCGCGTTGCTCGATCGGGTGGTGCCCGACAGCGTGTCCGAACTCGTGCGAGGCATCCATGTCGAGCACGGTGTCGAGGTCGAGAACGGCGTCGTGACAACGCAACTGGTCGATACCGGGGAAGGTGTCACTGCCACCGGCGCGGACGGTCGCACCTGGACGACGGCCGTCGCTCTGGTCGCGATCGGCTCGGAACCCGACACCACGCTGGCCGAAGCCGCAGGGCTGGCTGTCAACGACGGGATCGTCATCGACCAGCACTATCGCACCTCGGCACCCGGGGTCTTCGCCGCGGGCGACGTCACCACCGGATTCCATCCGCTCCGAGAAGGATTCGATCGTGGCCAACACTGGAACACCGCCATGACCTCGGGCGCCGCGGCGGCCAAGGCGATTCTCGGCCAACCGGCCGGTCCCGTCGAGGTGCCGTGGGGCTGGACCGACCAGCATGGCCTGTCCCTGCAATTCGCCGGGTGGATACACCCCTACGACGAAATCGCGGTCGACGGAACCCTGGAATCGCGGGACTTTCTCGCGGTCGCCCTGCGCGGCGGTCGCCCCGTCGGCGCCGTCGCCATGGCCAGGCCGCGAGAACTGCGCGCCACCCGCGCACTCATCGCGGCCGGCGAACCCTGGTCCGCGATACCGCCCGAGCTGGCCCGGGTTCGCTGA
- a CDS encoding IclR family transcriptional regulator: protein MTVEIVTEPAPDELWSGSGRETATPPTSMIERMTLILDAFDSTTPSLTLLGLSERTGLPRSTVHRILDQMIRLRWLAHTPGGYRLGLRVLELGGLAAEHNELREVVGPLLYDLSQRTGLIGHLAVLDGREVLILDRAGGRSRVAIPTRVGGRLPAHCTAVGKALLATLEPGIAEASLRGSTARTARTIVDRAELHRELARIRNRQGVAVDTEESLPGVACVAVPIRGRGVALAAISLSGTVNGERSALDTARLARALAEVAKEASRALAPRHGRPH, encoded by the coding sequence ATGACGGTCGAGATCGTGACCGAGCCCGCGCCGGATGAGTTGTGGAGCGGATCGGGCCGGGAGACTGCCACACCGCCGACGTCGATGATCGAGCGGATGACGCTCATCCTCGACGCCTTCGACTCGACCACCCCTTCCCTCACCCTGCTCGGCCTGTCCGAACGTACGGGGCTCCCACGGTCGACCGTGCACCGCATCCTCGACCAGATGATCCGGCTGCGCTGGCTCGCACACACCCCCGGCGGCTATCGGCTCGGCCTGCGAGTGCTGGAACTGGGCGGTCTCGCCGCCGAGCACAACGAGCTGCGCGAGGTGGTCGGCCCGCTGCTCTACGACCTCAGCCAGCGCACCGGCCTGATCGGGCACCTGGCCGTGCTGGACGGCCGCGAGGTGCTGATCCTCGACCGGGCAGGCGGACGCAGTCGCGTGGCGATCCCGACGCGGGTCGGCGGGCGCCTGCCCGCGCACTGCACCGCGGTCGGCAAGGCGTTGCTGGCGACCCTGGAACCGGGCATCGCCGAGGCCTCGCTGCGTGGCAGCACCGCGCGCACGGCCCGCACCATTGTCGACCGCGCCGAACTGCACCGTGAACTGGCCCGCATCCGCAATCGGCAGGGCGTGGCCGTCGACACCGAGGAATCGCTGCCCGGCGTCGCCTGCGTGGCGGTGCCGATCCGCGGACGCGGAGTCGCGCTGGCGGCGATCTCGCTGTCGGGCACCGTCAACGGCGAGCGCAGCGCGCTCGACACCGCCCGCCTCGCCCGTGCCCTCGCCGAGGTCGCCAAGGAGGCGTCGCGGGCCCTCGCACCCCGGCACGGACGCCCCCATTAG
- a CDS encoding alkane 1-monooxygenase, whose product MTTSRIDDHEGSAAVLHWRDPKRYLWLFGLVAPSSALVATAFVWIFNQFGWHAAAPVWWWLGPVLLYVLLPILDRFFGPDGKNPPEEVMELLENDRYYRYCTYAYIPLQLTSLVFACYLWTADNLSWLGIDGGLGVVSKIGLAFTIGAMGGIGINTAHELGHKKDELERWLSKITLAQTGYGHFYIEHNRGHHVRVSTPEDPASARFGESFWAFLPRSVWGSLTSAWELERTRLERVGKGPFTLHNDVLNAWLMTVVLWAGLVAVFGPAILPFLLIQAVYGFSLLETVNYLEHYGLLRQKTASGRYVRCTPEHSWNSDHIVTNIFLYHLQRHSDHHANPTRRYQTLRHMDGAPELPSGYASLIGLAYLTPLWRKVMDPRVLAHYDGDITLVNIQPAQRAKVLAKYGAN is encoded by the coding sequence ATGACGACATCTCGAATCGATGACCACGAAGGGTCGGCCGCGGTACTGCACTGGCGTGATCCCAAGCGCTACCTGTGGTTGTTCGGTCTGGTCGCGCCCAGTTCGGCGCTGGTCGCCACGGCTTTCGTGTGGATCTTCAACCAGTTCGGCTGGCACGCGGCCGCCCCGGTCTGGTGGTGGCTGGGACCGGTGCTGCTCTATGTGCTGCTGCCGATCCTGGACCGCTTCTTCGGCCCCGACGGCAAGAACCCGCCGGAGGAGGTGATGGAACTGCTCGAGAACGACCGGTACTACCGCTACTGCACCTACGCCTACATCCCGCTGCAACTGACCAGCCTGGTCTTCGCCTGCTATCTGTGGACTGCGGACAACCTGTCCTGGCTCGGAATCGACGGTGGCCTCGGGGTGGTGTCGAAGATCGGTCTCGCCTTCACGATCGGCGCGATGGGCGGCATCGGCATCAACACCGCGCACGAACTCGGGCACAAGAAGGACGAGCTGGAACGCTGGCTGTCCAAGATCACCCTCGCGCAGACCGGTTACGGCCACTTCTACATCGAGCACAACCGGGGCCACCACGTGCGCGTCTCCACGCCCGAGGACCCCGCGAGCGCGCGCTTCGGTGAATCGTTCTGGGCCTTCCTGCCGCGGTCGGTGTGGGGCAGCCTGACATCCGCCTGGGAGCTCGAACGCACCCGGCTGGAGCGAGTGGGCAAGGGCCCGTTCACCCTGCACAACGACGTGCTCAACGCCTGGCTGATGACGGTGGTCCTGTGGGCCGGGCTGGTCGCGGTGTTCGGTCCGGCCATCCTGCCGTTCCTGCTGATCCAGGCGGTCTACGGGTTCTCCCTGCTGGAGACGGTCAACTATCTCGAGCACTACGGGCTGCTGCGGCAGAAGACCGCCTCGGGCCGCTACGTACGCTGCACCCCCGAGCACAGCTGGAACTCCGACCACATCGTCACCAACATCTTCCTCTACCACCTGCAACGCCACAGCGACCACCACGCCAACCCCACCCGGCGCTACCAAACTCTGCGGCACATGGACGGCGCGCCCGAACTGCCCAGCGGCTACGCGAGCCTGATCGGGCTGGCCTACCTGACTCCGCTGTGGCGCAAGGTGATGGACCCGCGGGTGCTCGCCCACTACGACGGCGACATCACCCTGGTCAACATCCAGCCCGCCCAGCGGGCCAAGGTCCTGGCGAAGTACGGAGCGAACTGA